The following is a genomic window from Dermatophilaceae bacterium Soc4.6.
TCTCGGGACGCGACTCGGGTCATGCTACGAGCGCAGCCCAGCGTAGCCGTCGGTGACCTCAACACGCCCTGACATCGGCTGGCGGGGCTTCGTAGACTGCGCGACGTGCCCGCTCCCCCTGCGACGGACGGCCCGGCCGCCGCCCACCTCGGCGACGTAGTGGCCCGCACCCCGGTGCTCGACCGGCCTGCGCTCGTGGCCGTCGACGGGGTCGACGGCAGCGGCAAGACGACCTTCGCGTCCGCGCTGGCCGAGCGGTATGCCGCCGCCGGCCGCCCGTGCCTCGTCGTGCACCTCGACGACTTCCTCCACCCCCGCGCAGCTCGCCACCGGCTCGGGCGGCACTCACCCGAGGGGTTCTTCCTCGACACCTACGACCTGCCGACCTTCACCGCGATGGTGCTGGACCCGCTCAGACGACCGGGGCCTGCCCGCGTCGTCGCCCGCGCCTTCGACCACGTAGCTGACGCTCGCGTGCACGTCGACCCGGTCATCGTGCCGGACCACGGGGTCGTCGTGGTCGAGGGGATGTTCCTGCACCGCGAGTCGCTGAGGGGCCACTGGCACCTGTCCGTGTTCCTCGACGTGCCGTTCGACGTCACGGCCCGACGGATGGCGGCGCGCGACGGCAACGAGCCCGACCCCGACCACCCGTCGATGCGACGGTATGTCGGCGGGCAGCGGCTCTATCTGGCGCAGTGCGACCCACGGGCGGCGGCCGACCTCGTGCTGGAGAGCCGCTGATCCACAGGTCCGAGACGACCCTTGAACCAGGCATCTCGCTCGGATAGAATCGAACACGTGTTCGAGTGAGTGGAGGTGACGGCAGCGGTGACGGAGGGTTCCGTGTCACCGCTGTCGCTGGTGTCCGCGCTCGGAGACCTCACGGACCCGGCCGTGCTCGGGCTGGACGAGCAGGAGGCGTTGGCGGTCGTCGAGATCGTCGAGCGGGCCACGGCCGCGTTGTCCGCGGTGTCGGTGCTCGCGATGGTGGCGTTCGTGCGGCGGTCCGCGGAGCGGCTGGCCGTCGAGCAGGAGCAGCAGCGTCAGCTGGGCCAGCTGGGCCAGGGCGGTCAGGGCGGTCAGGGGGGTCAGGGGGGTCAGGGGGGCCCGGGGGGCCCGGGGGGTCGGCGGCCGCACCCGGGGGAGACGGCGGCGGAGGTCGCGACCGCGATGCTCGCGCCGGTGGTGCACCTGACCCCGCGCACGATGAGTGCCCGCCTGCACGAGGCGCACACCCTGGTCACCGACCTGCCCGCCACGTTCGCGCTGGTCCGGGGGGGCCGTCTCGACCGGCACCGGGCCGGTGCGGGTCGCTGCGGAGGCCGCGCTCGTCGACCCACCGTTGCGGGGCGAGTTCGACACCGAGATCACCACCATCTCCGGTCGTGTCCGCACCCCACTGGTCGACCTGACCCCGGGCGGGGTCCACCGCCGCGCCGCCGGGGTCGCGGCCACGGTCGACCCCGACAGTGCCGCCGCCCGCGCCGCCGCCGCACTCGACGAACGGTTCGTCCGGGTCCGGGCCGGCGCTGACCCCGGCGTCACGTCCTGGACGGCGTCGTTGCCGTCGGACACGTCCCTCCAGGCGTGGGCCGCGATCGACGCCCTCGCCAGCCAGTACGCCACCACCACCCCCGGACTGCGGATCGGTCAGGCCCGCGCCCACGCGATGGCCGACCTCAGCGCGACCCGCTCAGCCGGGCTCCGAGACCTCGTCGTCGGCGATGTCGGCGACCTGCGCGTCCAGGGCCCGGACGATGTCATCA
Proteins encoded in this region:
- a CDS encoding uridine kinase, with the protein product MPAPPATDGPAAAHLGDVVARTPVLDRPALVAVDGVDGSGKTTFASALAERYAAAGRPCLVVHLDDFLHPRAARHRLGRHSPEGFFLDTYDLPTFTAMVLDPLRRPGPARVVARAFDHVADARVHVDPVIVPDHGVVVVEGMFLHRESLRGHWHLSVFLDVPFDVTARRMAARDGNEPDPDHPSMRRYVGGQRLYLAQCDPRAAADLVLESR